The nucleotide sequence GGGTGAGTCCGGCGGTGGCCTGCGGGGTGAGCGCGCTGAGGTTGCTGACGGGGCGGCCCGCGGCGGCGATCTCGTCCAGGAGGCGGGCGCTGTCGCCGTGGGCCTCGCCGGGCCTGCGGGCGACCACGACGAGCACGGGCAGGTCGGCCAGGCGCTGCGCGAACGCGGCGAGCCAGCGCAGCGTCTCCAGGTCGGCCCAGTGGGCGTCGTCGACGAGCAGGACGAGCGGCCAGTCGCGGGAGACGAGGCGGCCCACCGCGAACACGAGTCCGTCGCAGACGTAACTCGGGTCGGGGCTGCCCTCGCCGGGCTCCACTATGCCGAGGGCGGGACCGGAGATGTCGTACCAGGAGGCGAGGTATTCGCGGGCCTCGTCCGGGGTGAGGGAGGCGAGCGCGGGCTGGAGGAGCTGCCGCAGGACGTGGAAGGGGACGGACTTGAGGGTCTCGCCCGCGCGGGCCGACCAGACCACGCAGCCGCGCCGTTCGGCGATACGGCGTATCTCGGCGAGCAGTGCGGTCTTGCCGAGTCCGGCCTCGCCGCGGAAGAGGAGGAGGCTGCCGGCGGACGTCCGGTCGGCGCACAGCAGCTCGATCGCCTCGGTGACGGTGGCGATCTCCGCTTCCCGCTCCCACAGGTAGCCCGAGGCGGCCGCCTGTGGCCGTCCCTCCGTCATCCCGTTACCTCCACAGGTCGTCCGAACGCCGTACGAACCACGAGCGTAGTCGCCCGGACGGGCCGTTGGCGTCCGCTCCGGGCAGGTGCTGCCCCGCCGGGTGAGCGGGGTCGCGGCCCGGCTGACGAACACCCCGCCCGACCGGCCGGTTTGTGCTCCGCCGCTCGTCAACTCGGTTCCAGGTATCGGTTATTGACCAGGAATCAGATAAACCTGTGAATCGGTACGGGTCGCCGGTCCGGGACCTCGGGGCGGCCGAGGGCGGGTGCTCTCATCCGGCTTTCACCGATGCCTCATACGGTATGCCCATGACGCAGGTGACTCCTCCCGGCTGGTATCCCGACCCCGGACAGACGCACGACGCTCCGCCCTCCGAACGCTGGTGGGACGGCAACGCCTGGACGGCCCAGGTCCGTCCGGCCGGGACGGCCCCCGCCTGGGGCGCTCCGGGCACTCCCCCGGCCCAGCCCGCACCCCCGGCCTACGGGGCCCCGCCCGCCTACCCGCCGCACGCCTACCCGGGGTATCCGTCCCAGCCTCCGGCCGGGTCCCGGCGCGGACTGCGTACGGGCATAGCCGTCGCGGCGGCGGCCGCGGTGCTGGCGTGCGTCGTGGTCGGCGTGTACGCGCTGGCCAAGGACCCCGGCGGGGGCGACCGCGCCGACTCGCGCCCGACGCGGGGGCAGCAGCGGGAGCCCCGCAAGGAAGGGCCGGGCGGCGGGGGCCCGCAGGAGTCGCCGTCCCCCGCCCCGTCGGCCGCGCCCAAGGTGCGCGGCGGCGGCACCCTGCCGGACCCGGTCAACGGGATCAGCGTGCCGGTACCCGAGGGCTGGACCGGCCAGGCGTTCGCCATCGGCGCGCAGGTGACCTCGGACAAGTCCTACGACTGCCCCGGCGACAAGGCCAAGAGCTGCACGGCGGGCGGCGCGTACACGGCACCGGCCAGCCTGCTGGGCACGCGCGGCAAGACGGCCGAGGAGGTCGCCAAGGCCGATGTGGCGGCCAACGCCGAGGAGTCCTACGGCGGCAAGACGTACGGCGGCATCACCTCGCACCAGGTGCTGGCCTCGCGGGCGGTGACGGTGGCCGGGCAGAAGGGCTATCTGGTGCGCTGGAAGGCGGTCACCAGCAAGGGCGCGGACGGGTACGTGGAGTCGGCCGCGTTCCCGTCGCCCGCCGACCCCGGCCGCATCGTGGTGGTGCGCTTCGGCCTGGACGTGGGGCAGTCCACGGCCGTGATGGACGAGATCCTGAAGGGCATCAAGGTGTCGTCGGGCGGCGGCGACGGGCAGGACATCTGAGCCCCGGCCCCTGAAGAAGTACGGGCCGGGCGGGGCTCCCCTCCGCTCAAGGGGAGCCCCGCCCGGCCTGGGTACGCGCCGCTCCCGTCCCCACGGTGCGGCGCGACCAGGTCACCGTTCAGTCATCCCGTGAACGGCGGCCTGGTGTCTGAGCCGGCCTGCGCGGCCGGATTCCGGGTCAGGCCCAGCGCGGGAAGCACGACGGCCTCCACGAACCCGACCAGGTAGTCGGCGTCGGCATACTGCCCGCACAGCACGGGCCGCACGCGCAGGACGCCGAACATCATCGCCGGTACGTACTCCAGCGCGGGGTGCCCGGCCGGGACCTCGCCCCGTGTCACGCCCCGCTCCAGCATCTCCTGGAGGGCGGCGATCTCCGGGTGGACCAGTGCCTCGCGCAGCGCCTCGGCCAGTTCCCGGTCGTCGGTGACGGCGTGCCCCAGCGACTGGAGCAGCCGGGTGTCCTTGCCGGACCAGTCGCCCGCCGCCCGCGCCGCCTGCCGCAGGTCCTCCACGAGCGAGCCGGTGTCGATCCCGGCGAACCGCACCCGGCGGTTGGCGCGCAGCGCGGCGGCGACGAACTGGGGCTTGGTCTTCCACTGCCGGTAGAGCGTGGACTTGCTGCACCGGGTGCTGGCGGCGACGCCCTCCATGGTGACGGAGTCGTACCCGCACCGGCGGATCTGGTCGAGCACGGCGTCGAAGAACTCCTGCTCACGCTCCGGCGTGAGCTTGGAGCGGCGCGAGGCGACGACCGTCTCCGGTCCGTCCGCGGCCTGCGACGTCATCACTGACTTCCCCTCACTCGTACCGGCTCACTCGTCCTCGGCGTGTGCTGCCCGATCCCAGTGTGTCGCACTGTACCGATACGGAAGTGTACCGGTACTCGACCGTATCGGTACACTGGCGTATCGGTACGGAAACGTATCGCTGAGTTCGGAAGCCGTCCGGGCTCGGCAACGCACCACCGTCAGTGAAGGGGGCCGGGGGATGAACGCCCGATCCGAGCCCGCCGAAGCGCAACCGGACACGATCGCCCGGCCACCGCTCCTGCGGGAGTTCCTGCTGGTCGCAGGGCTCTTCTTGGTCTACAAGCTCGGGCGGCGGCTTGCCGACGGCCACACCTCGGACGCCTTCCGCGACGCCCACCGTGTGTGGCACCTGGAGCGGGCCGTCCATCTGCCCGCCGAGACCGACGTCCAGTCGGCGCTGCTGCACGGCGACGCCCTGGTCCATCTGGCCAACACCTATTACGCGACCGTCCACTTCCCGGCCACCGTCGCCTTCCTGGTCTGGCTGTACCTGCGCCGCCCGGCCCACTACGTGTGGGCGCGCCGGGTTCTGGCGCTGGTGACGAGCGCGGCGCTGGTACTGACGTTCACCTTCCCGCTGGCCCCGCCGAGGATGGTGAGCGGCACCGGTCTGCTGGACACGGCCCGGATCTACGGGCCCTCGGTGTACGGGCCGCCCGCCCGCGACCATCTCTCCAACCAGTTCGCGGCGATGCCCTCGCTGCACTTCGGCTGGGCGCTGATGGTGGCCGTCGGCCTGATCGCCGCCACCCGGTCCCGCTGGCGGTGGCTGTGGCTGCTGCATCCCCTGGTCACCCTGGCGGTGATCGTGGGCACGGCGAACCACTACTGGCTGGACTCGATCGTGGCGACGGCCCTGCTGATCACCGCGCTCGCCGTCGTGCACTCCCCGCACCGTACGGCGGGCCCCGAGGGCGCGGGCACCACCGCGCCCCGGCCCCGCCTCACGGCCGGGGACACCGCGCTCGCGGGACCGGCCCGATGAGCGGCGCACTGCTGGTCGCCCTCGGCCTGTCCCTGATATCGGCCGTCGCCTACGCCTCGGCCGCCGTGGCCCAGTCGAGCCTCGCCTCCCGCGACCTGGGCGCGGGCCTGACCCGGATGCTGAGCACCGGCGCCTGGTGGTCAGCGGTCGGCCTGAACGTGGCCGGCGCGCTGCTCCACGTCGTCGCCCTGCGGTACGGGCCGCTCACCGTGGTCCAGCCGCTGGGCGCCCTCACCCTGGTCGCGGCGGTGCCGCTCGGGGCGCGGGCGGCCGGTCGCCGGGTCAGCGCACTGGAGTGGCGCGGCACGGCGCTGACCCTGCTCGGGCTGGGGGCGCTGCTGACGGCCGCCTCCGGTCCGGCGCCCGAGCGCGCGCTGAGCCTGCCCTCGGCGCTGGCGGTCGCCGTCACGACGACCGCCGTGATCGGCGCCCTGAGCCGGCCCGGCGTCCGGCCGGGCCTCAGGCACGCGACCGCGTCCGGGTTCGCCTCGGGTGTCGCCTCCGCGCTGACCCAGACCGTCACCGTGGCGGCCACCGAGGGTTCCGGGCCGGTACTGAGCCCGCTGGTGATCGTGGTCGCGGTGCTGGTGGCCGCTTTCGCCACCGGCGGTCTGCTGCTGTCGCAGACGGCGTACCGGCGCGGGCTCGGCGCCCCGCTGGCGGTGGTCACCCTGGCCAACCCGCTGGCCGCCTCGGTGATCGGCCTGACCCTGCTCGGCCAGGGTCTCAACGGCGGTGCCGTGGGCATCCTGGCGGCCCTCGCCGGAGCGGCCCTGGCCGCCCGGGGCGTGGTCCTGCTGACCCGCGCGACACCGGCCGCCGCTTCCGTACCCCCGCCCGCGCCGGGACCGGACGACGAGGAACATCCCGTTGCGGCGGTGCTGGCGCTGGAGCCGGGTACGGCGACCGCGGAACCGCGGCTGACGCGGAAGCGGTCGAGGCCGCGGCGGCTGACACGGCTGTAGGCACGCGAAGGGCGGCCGGCGCGTCACGCGCCGGCCGCCCTTTCACATGTCCGCAGAGGTACCCGTCAGCCCAGGCCGCGCGCGTCCTGCTTCAGCGCGGTGTCCACGGTGAGCGCCGTCGCCACGACGAGGCTCAGCAGCGGCTCGGACAGCGGACGGTGGATCTGGAGGACGTAGTTGTCCGCCGAGGTGAACAGCGTCTTGGCCAGACCTTCCCAGGTCTTGGTGATGCGGGCGATCTCGGTGCCCTCGTGGTCCACGATGGCGAAGTTCCAGGCCCGCCAGTTCTCCGCCTTGATCGCGCCGACCTGGTGGCCGTCCACGTTCATGGCGAAGTTGATCTTGCCGATCATGTTCTGCTGGACGATCTCACCGACCTGCGAGCCGTCCGGGCGGGCCACCAGGACCCGCGACTTGAAGATCTTCGCGGGGCGGGTCAGCAGCAACTGCGGCTGCCCCTGGGTGTCCCGGATCTCCAGCCGGTGCGTGAGGTACTGGTCCAGGCTGGAGACGAAGCGCAGGATCTTGCGGAACACGCCCTGCCCGACCTCGACCACGGAACCCAGGTCACGGCCGTTCTGGTCCATGACCTTGTACTCGTTGGTCAGCTCGATGAGCTTGGCCTTCTGGTTCACCACCAGGACGGGCTCGGTGAACAGGGTGCCGCCGGGCGTCCGGTCCGTACCGTTCGCGTCGGGGTACGAGCCTGCAGGAATGTTCGATTGCGTGGTCACCGGGGCACCTTACCGTGGCTTGATCCGTACCTGACCATTCTGTTCCGGGAATCCGATATTCCGGTCGGGCTCCTCGCTCAGGAGGGCACGCGTCAGCTCCTCGATGAGGGCGCGGCGCTCCTTCTCGCGGCGGACCCGGGACTGGGCGAGTTCGTGCTCCGCGGCCTCCCGCTCGTCGGTGGTCCGGGCGCGCAGCAGGGCCAGTTCGGCCCGCCGTCGCTCCCGTGCCCGCTCCTCGTCCGCGCGCCGGTCGGCGTCGCGCTCACGCCGCTCGCCCGCCAGGTGGTCGTGCAGCGCCTGGTCGTAGGCGCTGACCCCGGACATGAACTTCACCAGGACCGGCAGGGAGTCGAAGACCAGCAGCAGGAGGTGGAGCACGATGGCGAAATAGCAGGGGTAGAACGCGCTGGTCATGACCGCCCAGAGGGCCTCGGCGCGGTCGAGCAGACCGGTGTCCCGGAGCTCCGTCGCCTTGTCCGCGCGTTCGGTCCGCGCCGCCGCCATCACCTTGGCGCGGTAGTCGTCGGTGGCCTTCTTCATCCGCCCGGTGAGGGTGTCGATCCGGTTCCGCAGGGCCGTGGCCTTCGCGCGTTCGGAGTCGACGTCGTTGCCGGAGCGGTACTCGGCGGCCTGCTTGCGGGCGATCTCGCACTGCTGGGTGACGTCCCACCCGCCGGCCACGCGCTTGTAGTTCTTCTTGGAGCACAGCTCGTTGGAGTCGGCGTCCAGCTTCGCCTGCTGCCGGTCGACGTCGGCGACGTGCGTGGTGAGCTTCGCCAACTGGTCCTTGACGTCGGTGATCTGGTTCCGCAGCGCCACCGGGGCGCCGCGCACGCCGAGTTGGTACTTCCCGCAGTCGGCGCGGTCCAGCGTGGTCGTGCCGTCGACCGGATTGCACGCCAGCAGACGGCCGTAGTACGTCTGGACGGCGCGGTCCCGGCCCTCGGTCAGGTGCTTGTCCATCTCAGGGGCGAACACCTGGAACAGCAGGGGCTCGGCCAGGGCCAGTCCGATCAGGATCGACAGCAGGAGGCGCGGCAGCAGGGCTCGGTTGCGGGACCGGCCGATCTTGCCGTGGGTGCTGGACACCAGCCAGCTGTCGACGAGGTAGACGAACGCCGTCCACACCGCCCCGGCCGCCACCATGGCCCACGTCGAGGCCCCTTGCAGCAGCGCGTCCAGGGCCACGGCCGCCGAGATCCCGCCCAGCAGGGCGGTGGCCAGCACGATGCCGCCGTAACGGGTGTAGACGGGGCGCTCGGACGGGACGGTGTCGAGGACCGGCTCGTGGACGCCTATGCCGGAGCGGAGGAGACGGCCGAGGCCGCGGGGGGCGCGGGTGTGCGGCTCAGTCGCCATACTCCTCCCTCCCCGCGGGACCGACGTCGTACGGGTTCTGCTCGTCGTCCTCGTACCGTTCGCCGTCGCCGGAGGCCCGCGCGCCGGTGCTCCCGGAGCCGGAGCGGGGTGCGTCCGCCGTGCCGTCGACCGCGGCGGGACCGGGGGTCGGCTCGCCCGCCTCGACCTCCGTGCGGACGTCGTCGTGACCGCTGTCGAGGGTGCCGCCGAGCAGCTCCTCCAGCAAGCGCTGCATGTCGATGGGCATCGTCGCGGTGTGGCCCTCCTGGACGAGCCTCTTGTACAGCTCGAACTTCATCTCCTGGCGCCGGTCGGCCCGTTGCCGGTCGTCGCGCTCCTTGCGCAGGGCGTCCTCCCGGCGCTGCCCGTCGCGGTGCCGGCGCTCCTCCCGGCCGGCCTCCAGCTCGCGCAGCTTCTCCTGGTGCTCCACCTCCCAGCGGCGGTCGGCCCGCTCGGCCTCGATCCGCAGGTCCTCGCGCAGGAGCTTGTCCAGCTTCTCCTGCAGCGCCCGTTGGGTGTCGTCGCGGCGCTCCTCGGCCTCCCGCAGATCGCGTTCGGCGCTGCCCAGCCGGTCGGCGAGCTGCTCGGCCGTGAGTTCCTTGCGCCGGTAGGCCCGCCACAGGGCGAAGCGGGAGCCGAGCCGCTCCTCCTGGCCGGCGTCGAGCGACTCCTGCTCGCGTTCGTAGGCGGCCCGCTGTTCCGCGAGGTTCAGCTCGGCCTCCTGCTCACGCTGCCGCATCTGCTCCTCGTGCTGCTGCTTCAGCGCCACGAGCTGCTGCTGGTACTCCTGTTCCCGCTTGGCACGCTCCTGGGCGACCGCCTGCTCCACCGCGTCCCGCTCCTGCTGGAGCCTCAACTCCGCAAGTCGCTGCCGCAGTTCGCTGAGCTGGGCCGGAGTGAGCAGGTCCACGCTGACGAGCTCGACGGCCATGCCCGGCAGCCGGGGCGGCTGGGCGAGGGCGAAGGCGGTGACGTTGGCGCAGATCCGCTTGGTGACCTCGGCGAGCTGCGCGTCGCCCTGGGGCACGTACTCCTCGGCGAGCGCCGGACACCCCTGGAGGTAGGAGACCAGCGCGTCGGAGGCGTCGGACGGGCCGCCCTCGCGCATCAGCTCCACGGCGTCCTCGGCCGTACAGCGGAAGCGGACGCGGACGGCGCAGTCGGTCCCGTCGGCCGAGGGCACCGTGACCATGGCCTCCACCGGGACGTCACGGCGCCGGTCGACGACGGTCACCGAAGTGGCCCGTACCGCCGTCTCGGAGCGCGGGTCGAGGTCGCCGTGGCTCTCGGCCCAGTCCTCCCCCACCCGGTACACGGCGACCTGATGGGGTTCGAGCCGGGGCAGCTCCGAGCGCTCGCGCCGGGCGGTGCCCATGCCGCGCCAGCCACGGGCGGCGGGGGGTTCGAGGGTTCGGGTCGAGACGACCGGATACGGTGCGCGCGCGGCCTCGCTCATGTCAACACCCTTCATCGCAGCAGAGTTCGTCCAGCAGGGCGCGGATCGCGTCCTGCGGCTTCTTGTTCCTGGTGAGCCGCTTCAGCTCCGCGCAGAGCGCGCGCCGTTCGGTGGGGTCGGTCACCCGCTCGCCCAGTCCCCGGCCGAGCGCGCGGCCCATGTCCACGGTCGACTCGGTGAGCGACGGCAGTGCGCCGAGGTGGTCGGCGAACGCCTTCAGGGCCATGGCGCGCAGCGGCCGGTAGCAGAACGCCTTGGCCCACAGGTCGAGCAGCGCGCCCCCGCCCTCGGGGTGCAGCACGAAGCGGCGCAGGGCGACGGGCCGGCCGGACGCGTCCCTGATGGCCAGGATCGTCACCACGACCTGGTACGTCAGCGACCTCATCGGCGAGCGTCCGGCCCTGGCCGGGAGCCTGTCCAGGCGGTAGGTGAGCAGACCCAGCACCCTCGACGTGTCCTCGTCGTGGTGGACGAGCAGGGCGAAGTGGTTGGCCAGCGCGGCGGCCGCGAGCCCCTGGCCCTTCTCGTTGGCGATCAGGTGCCACAGCCACTTCACGGCGTCCGAGGGGAAGCGCACCCCGAGCCAGCCGCTGAAGGCCAGCGCCGCGGTGCCGCGCAGCTCGGGGGACGTGGAGCGGGCCCAGCCGCGGGCGATGTCGAGGGCGACGGTGTCGAGGCCCAGGTCGCTCTGGCACATGTACCAGAGCACGTAGACGGCCATGGACTGCCCGCGCTGTCCCGCGTGCCCCTGCGCCCAGGGCACCAGGTATTTGCCGACCACCTCCTCGAAGTCCTTGGTGGCGAGCATCGCGAGGCCCGCGGCCAGGGAGACCTCGAACTCGTCGCCGGCGAGGGTGCCGGGACTGCACGGCGCCTCCGGCTCGCTGAGCACGGCGCCGAGCCACTTCCGCACGCCGTCCCAGAAGTCGGAGTCGAAGAGGCCGCACAGCACGATGAACACCCAACGCCGGTGCGAAGGGGTGGCGAACTCCACGACCTCGCGGACGACCGCGCCCATCGGTACCTGCCGCAGCGCCAGCAGTTCGATGTCCAGCATGGCCCGCCGGCGGTCGAACAGCGCGGACTCCGCCCCGCCGTCCCGCTTCGCGGCGAGGTCGTTGCCCTTCTGCGTGGCGCCGGAAGCGAGCGAGTTCGAGAAGGCGTTGGCCTTGCCTCCCGCCGCTCCCTGGGCGAACTGCCGGCCCACATGGGCGTCGAGCAGGGCGAACAGTTCCTCGCAGGACCTGATGCCGCTGCCCGCGGCGAACGCCACCGTGGTGACCTGGAGAACCTCCCGCATGGTGCGGCCGGGCGCGAGGAACCAGCGCTGCACGGTGTCGTAGGTACCGGTGTCGTAGTCGTTCCACACCTCCTCGGGAGCGCCGCCCTCGCAGATGCCGTCGGCCACCTCGGCGGCCTTGGCGACGGGGCAGTTGGGCCGGATCAGCTTGACCGCCTCGGCGATCGTCTCCTCGGGGATCCCGCCGAGCCTGAGCCGGAGCCGCAGCACCTGCTCGGTGGAGGGCGCGCTCCAGGCCACATGGCTGACCGAGGTGGGCAGTACGCGTTCCATGCGGGGCCGGGTGGTGACGACGAGGTGGGCACGGCTGGCGTGCACGCGCTCCTGCACGCGGCGCCAGGCGAAGTCCGCCTGGGTCTCGTTGAGGGAGCCTTCCTGGACGCGGTCGAGGACGACATAGCCCTTGCCGGCGTGGAACTCGCGTTCCGCGAGCTGGTCGAGGGTGATGTCCGGGGACAGCACGATCACGCGGCCGCCTCCGTCCATCGCCTTCTTCAGCAGTGCCACCGCACCCGAACGCCGTCCCGTGCCGGACTCGCCGATCAGGGTCACCACGTGGTCGGCGCGGAGGGCGGCGAGGGCCTCCGCGAACGCGTCGGGCTCGGCGTGGTGTCGGAGCAGGAGGGCGATCTCCTCCTGCCGCATGGGCCCGGTGGCCCGGCCCCTGGGAGCGGGGGCGAAGCCCGCGATGCCGGTCACGCCGCCCTGGCCCGTGCCGCCGTACATGTTCTGGTTGACGGTGGTGTTGTAGGTGTTGTGGAGCGCCGACACCTGCTCGTCCGCCTTGGCGGCCGCGGGCCGGCCGTCCTGGTCGGCGGAGGGCGCGCCCTCCGGGGAGCGAACGGGTTCACCGCCGGGTGCATCGGGAGTACCGGACCGGGCGGGCCGCTCACCGGATTCGGGGGTTCCCGGCCCGCTCGGCGCCCCGCCCGCCTCCTGCGTCCCGCTGGTGGCGGAATTCCTGGCGTCCGGGACTCCGTCGCGTACCGGGCTCGCGGATTCCTTTTCCTCCGTCTCCGGGCCTTTATCGGCGTCGGGCGCTTTCTCCGTTCCCGGTGTTTTCCACGTTCCGGGCACGGACGGTATGGGGCGGCTCACTTCGCCCTCCCGGCCGGTCTCTCCAGGCGGGTTCTCGGGGAGCGGGATGTCGCCGTTCATGCGCGGTACTCATTCACGATGCCGATGACGGAACCGTGTACCGGCGCTTCGAAAACCAGTTCAGCCTTCTGGTCGCGAACCGGCGTCTGCGCGGGGGCGGCCGGCTGCACCGGAACCGTGGGGACGCC is from Streptomyces seoulensis and encodes:
- a CDS encoding DUF2510 domain-containing protein, translated to MTQVTPPGWYPDPGQTHDAPPSERWWDGNAWTAQVRPAGTAPAWGAPGTPPAQPAPPAYGAPPAYPPHAYPGYPSQPPAGSRRGLRTGIAVAAAAAVLACVVVGVYALAKDPGGGDRADSRPTRGQQREPRKEGPGGGGPQESPSPAPSAAPKVRGGGTLPDPVNGISVPVPEGWTGQAFAIGAQVTSDKSYDCPGDKAKSCTAGGAYTAPASLLGTRGKTAEEVAKADVAANAEESYGGKTYGGITSHQVLASRAVTVAGQKGYLVRWKAVTSKGADGYVESAAFPSPADPGRIVVVRFGLDVGQSTAVMDEILKGIKVSSGGGDGQDI
- a CDS encoding TetR/AcrR family transcriptional regulator → MTSQAADGPETVVASRRSKLTPEREQEFFDAVLDQIRRCGYDSVTMEGVAASTRCSKSTLYRQWKTKPQFVAAALRANRRVRFAGIDTGSLVEDLRQAARAAGDWSGKDTRLLQSLGHAVTDDRELAEALREALVHPEIAALQEMLERGVTRGEVPAGHPALEYVPAMMFGVLRVRPVLCGQYADADYLVGFVEAVVLPALGLTRNPAAQAGSDTRPPFTG
- a CDS encoding phosphatase PAP2 family protein, which codes for MNARSEPAEAQPDTIARPPLLREFLLVAGLFLVYKLGRRLADGHTSDAFRDAHRVWHLERAVHLPAETDVQSALLHGDALVHLANTYYATVHFPATVAFLVWLYLRRPAHYVWARRVLALVTSAALVLTFTFPLAPPRMVSGTGLLDTARIYGPSVYGPPARDHLSNQFAAMPSLHFGWALMVAVGLIAATRSRWRWLWLLHPLVTLAVIVGTANHYWLDSIVATALLITALAVVHSPHRTAGPEGAGTTAPRPRLTAGDTALAGPAR
- a CDS encoding LURP-one-related/scramblase family protein; protein product: MTTQSNIPAGSYPDANGTDRTPGGTLFTEPVLVVNQKAKLIELTNEYKVMDQNGRDLGSVVEVGQGVFRKILRFVSSLDQYLTHRLEIRDTQGQPQLLLTRPAKIFKSRVLVARPDGSQVGEIVQQNMIGKINFAMNVDGHQVGAIKAENWRAWNFAIVDHEGTEIARITKTWEGLAKTLFTSADNYVLQIHRPLSEPLLSLVVATALTVDTALKQDARGLG
- a CDS encoding DUF4407 domain-containing protein gives rise to the protein MATEPHTRAPRGLGRLLRSGIGVHEPVLDTVPSERPVYTRYGGIVLATALLGGISAAVALDALLQGASTWAMVAAGAVWTAFVYLVDSWLVSSTHGKIGRSRNRALLPRLLLSILIGLALAEPLLFQVFAPEMDKHLTEGRDRAVQTYYGRLLACNPVDGTTTLDRADCGKYQLGVRGAPVALRNQITDVKDQLAKLTTHVADVDRQQAKLDADSNELCSKKNYKRVAGGWDVTQQCEIARKQAAEYRSGNDVDSERAKATALRNRIDTLTGRMKKATDDYRAKVMAAARTERADKATELRDTGLLDRAEALWAVMTSAFYPCYFAIVLHLLLLVFDSLPVLVKFMSGVSAYDQALHDHLAGERRERDADRRADEERARERRRAELALLRARTTDEREAAEHELAQSRVRREKERRALIEELTRALLSEEPDRNIGFPEQNGQVRIKPR